The Oceanispirochaeta sp. genome includes the window TAAACAGTTTATGAAACAGGGAAATGGCGGAAAGATCATTAACATTGCATCTATGCTCTCCTTCCAGGGCGGGATAAGAGTTCCTTCCTATACAGCCAGCAAGAGTGCCGTCATGGGACTGACCAGACTCCTGGCCTGTGAGTGGGCCAAAGACAACATCAATGTGAATGCCATTGCCCCGGGGTATATGAATACCAACAATACTGAGGCTCTGAGAAAGGACCCCGAAAGATCCGCGGCCATTCTCGGACGTATTCCTGCAGACAGATGGGGACTTCCCGCAGATGTTGCCGGACCGGCTGTATTCCTGGCTTCTTCGGCCAGCGACTATGTCAACGGTTATACCCTGGCAGTAGACGGGGGATGGCTGGCTCGTTAATATCGGGATAGGCCGGAGCTTTACTGCCTCCGGCCGCCCATTCGTATAGGAGGATATCTATGGCCGTGCAGATTCTTGACAAATCCTTTCTGGTCCTCGAAACCCTCTCCCGGGAAATTACCGGGTTGACCGTTTCCGAGCTCTCAAAGAGGGTTGATCTGAATATCACCACGGTTCATAGAATCCTGGGCACTTTTGCCGACCGGGGCTATATCCGTCAGGATCAGGATAAGCGATATTGCCTGAGCCTGAAGTTTATTGAACTATCGAGCTCCTATCTGAATGGGCTTGATTTGAAACAGATTGCTGAACCCTTCCTCAAGGATCTCACATCCTCATTGAAGGAGACTGTTTTTCTGGCAACTCTAATGGACAATCAGGCAGTCTATATTGACAAACATGAAATATACCAGAATCTGAGGTGCTACACAGTACTGGGAGAACGCAAACCCCTTTACTGCACCGCCCTGGGGAAATCACTGCTCCTGGGTTTCAATGAAAAAGAATTGAATCACTATTTTGAAACCTGTGAGTTTGAAGTTTTCACAGAATTTACCATAACCGATAAAAACAAGCTTCGGAAGGAACTGAAAATCAGTTCTGCAAGGGGTTGGACCGTGGACGACGAAGAAGCAGTGCCCGGCCTCATCTGCTTTGCCGCGCCGATCTTCGATTACAGGGGGCATATTATTGCCTCTGTGAGTACGTCATTTAATAAAGAGGACCTTCAGGATGATGACCGGATCAGGATCACTGATCAATTACTGGAAGTCTCAGGAAAGATATCTAAAAGAATGGGATATAAGAAGCAGGAGAAAATAAAATGAAAAAAACAGCTCTCTATAAAGGGAATCAAACCATAGAAATTGTTGAGAGAGAAAATGAGGTCCTGAAACCCGAAGAGGTTCGTCTGGATGTGGCCTATTGCGGTATCTGCGGTACCGACCGGCATGCCTTCCATGGTGTCATGGATGGGCGAATCGGAAATGATGCGGTCATCGGTCATGAAATGTCAGGTATCATTACAGAAATCGGATCAGCCGTTAAGGATCATAAAATCGGTGATGCCGTGGTCGTCAGACCCCTGGACTGGTGTGGAGAATGCCCCACCTGTAAGAGAGGATTCACTCATATCTGTGAAAACCTGAAATTTGTTGGCCTGGATTCGGAAGGAGCCTTTCAGTCTTCCTGGAATGTGAATCAGAGAATCCTTCATAAAGTTCCCAAAGGTGTCTCTCTTAAAGTAGCCTCCCTGGCAGAACCTCTAGCTGTGGCCTGTCATGATGTCAGACGATCGGCAATCTCATCAGATGATTTTGCCCTGATCATCGGTGGGGGACCTATCGGCATTCTCATCGCTCAGGTGCTCAAAAACAAGGGAGTCAATTTTGTGCTCTCCGAGGTTAACGAGACCCGTCTTTCTATTGCCCAATCTCTTGGTATCAAGACTCTAAATCCCATAAAACAGGATATGGCCGCATCCATTAAAGAGATGAATAAGGGTTCTCTGGCAGATGTCGTCTTTGAGGTCTCTGCTTCACAGCCAGGAGCTCTGTCGATGACAGCATTTACAAGACCCAGAGGGAAGATCGTTCTGGTGGGGATATACGGCAAAAATCCAGAAGTCTGCCTTAAGGATTTTTTCTGGAAAGAACTGGAGCTTTTTGGAGCCCGTGTTTATGAAGCCCGTGACTTTGATGAAGCCCTGGCGGTTCTGAATATTCCCGAATTTCCCTCAGAGGTAATTATTTCCAAGATTTATCCACTGGAACAGATGGAGAAAGCCTTCAAAGATCTGGATGAAGACCTCTCTGTCATGAAGATTCTTATCCAGTGTGGAGATCTGAAATGAAAGAAGTCCTATTGGGAAAGAGTGGGCTGACCGGTTCCGAACTTTGCCTGGGGACAATGTATTTCGGTATTAAAGTTTCCGAGGAAGAGTCTTTCAGGCTCATGGATTACTACTATGACCAGGGCGGGCGCTTCTTCGACACGGCCAATAAATATGCCACATGGGTTCCGGGATTCTCCGAACCTGTGGGGGAATATATGCTGGGCCGCTGGATCAAATCCAGAGGCTGCCGGAAGGATGTTGTGGTCGCCACAAAAATGGGCTTTCCCTATGGTGACGTTCCCCAGGGTTTAAGCCGTCAGTTGATTCTTCAGGAAGTGGATAAGAGTCTGACACGCCTGGGGCTGGAACAGATTGACCTGCTCTATGCTCATTGTGATGATTACAATACTCCACAGGAAGAGACTCTGGAGGCTTTTCATTCTCTGATAAAAGCCGGAAAAGTAAAATCTCTGGGTGCCAGTAATTTTCAAACCTGGAGACTGGCAAAGTCAAATCTGCTG containing:
- the kduD gene encoding 2-dehydro-3-deoxy-D-gluconate 5-dehydrogenase KduD, encoding MAISFDLKGKTAIVTGCSTGLGQGICLGMAEAGARVVGVDYVAAPETAKMIADLGGEFTGIEANLLSIDPIQGILDQTLAKYGSVDILVNNAGIIRREDSINFSEKDWDDVMNINIKTVFFFCQAVGKQFMKQGNGGKIINIASMLSFQGGIRVPSYTASKSAVMGLTRLLACEWAKDNINVNAIAPGYMNTNNTEALRKDPERSAAILGRIPADRWGLPADVAGPAVFLASSASDYVNGYTLAVDGGWLAR
- a CDS encoding IclR family transcriptional regulator → MAVQILDKSFLVLETLSREITGLTVSELSKRVDLNITTVHRILGTFADRGYIRQDQDKRYCLSLKFIELSSSYLNGLDLKQIAEPFLKDLTSSLKETVFLATLMDNQAVYIDKHEIYQNLRCYTVLGERKPLYCTALGKSLLLGFNEKELNHYFETCEFEVFTEFTITDKNKLRKELKISSARGWTVDDEEAVPGLICFAAPIFDYRGHIIASVSTSFNKEDLQDDDRIRITDQLLEVSGKISKRMGYKKQEKIK
- a CDS encoding alcohol dehydrogenase catalytic domain-containing protein, with amino-acid sequence MKKTALYKGNQTIEIVERENEVLKPEEVRLDVAYCGICGTDRHAFHGVMDGRIGNDAVIGHEMSGIITEIGSAVKDHKIGDAVVVRPLDWCGECPTCKRGFTHICENLKFVGLDSEGAFQSSWNVNQRILHKVPKGVSLKVASLAEPLAVACHDVRRSAISSDDFALIIGGGPIGILIAQVLKNKGVNFVLSEVNETRLSIAQSLGIKTLNPIKQDMAASIKEMNKGSLADVVFEVSASQPGALSMTAFTRPRGKIVLVGIYGKNPEVCLKDFFWKELELFGARVYEARDFDEALAVLNIPEFPSEVIISKIYPLEQMEKAFKDLDEDLSVMKILIQCGDLK
- a CDS encoding aldo/keto reductase, which encodes MKEVLLGKSGLTGSELCLGTMYFGIKVSEEESFRLMDYYYDQGGRFFDTANKYATWVPGFSEPVGEYMLGRWIKSRGCRKDVVVATKMGFPYGDVPQGLSRQLILQEVDKSLTRLGLEQIDLLYAHCDDYNTPQEETLEAFHSLIKAGKVKSLGASNFQTWRLAKSNLLAQEKGLTPYSCLQARLSVLWPKVNSNFGRQLPASVDVLDYCKHENVALLCYSPLLQGFFGRTDRTIPEEYNTPQNQEIVRLFRQEGEVQNLSANTLVISWMRSQGFIPLITGSTIQQMKENMDSLSCSVSPDCDDKIKDLYYPHQE